The following proteins are co-located in the Bacillus pumilus genome:
- the purM gene encoding phosphoribosylformylglycinamidine cyclo-ligase, whose product MSEAYKNAGVDIEAGYEAVKRMKTHVERTKRAGVMGALGGFGGMFDLSELPYKKPVLVSGTDGVGTKLKLAFLMDKHDTIGVDAVAMCVNDVLAQGAEPLFFLDYLAVGKADPLKIESIVKGVADGCEQSGSALVGGETAEMPGLYTEDEYDIAGFSVGVVEKDEIVTGNGMKEGHLLIGLSSSGIHSNGYSLVRKVLLEDAGLDLHQTYAPFTRPLGEELLEPTKIYVKPVLKQVKAGKIDGMAHVTGGGFIENLPRMLPEGLGVEIDNGSWPVPPIFSFIQEKGQLKSEEMFNVFNMGIGFVLAVKENDLVDVISGLEQDGEKAFLIGRVQKGEGVTFGGGSLS is encoded by the coding sequence ATGTCAGAAGCATATAAAAACGCCGGTGTCGACATCGAAGCAGGATACGAAGCCGTCAAACGAATGAAAACACACGTAGAACGCACAAAACGAGCAGGCGTCATGGGTGCTCTAGGCGGATTTGGCGGTATGTTTGATCTATCTGAGCTGCCATACAAAAAGCCCGTTCTTGTCTCAGGAACAGATGGTGTCGGAACGAAATTAAAGCTTGCCTTTTTAATGGATAAACACGATACGATCGGCGTAGATGCCGTGGCGATGTGTGTCAACGATGTGCTTGCACAAGGGGCAGAGCCGCTCTTTTTCTTAGATTATTTAGCTGTCGGAAAAGCAGATCCATTGAAAATTGAATCCATTGTCAAAGGGGTGGCTGACGGCTGCGAGCAGTCTGGTTCGGCGCTTGTCGGCGGAGAGACAGCAGAAATGCCAGGTCTTTACACAGAAGATGAATATGATATTGCTGGTTTTTCAGTAGGCGTCGTTGAAAAGGATGAAATCGTGACAGGAAACGGTATGAAAGAGGGGCATTTGCTCATTGGACTCAGCTCAAGCGGAATTCATAGCAATGGCTACTCTCTCGTTCGCAAAGTATTGCTGGAAGACGCTGGTCTTGACCTTCATCAAACGTATGCACCTTTTACAAGACCGCTTGGAGAAGAGCTGCTTGAACCGACGAAAATTTATGTAAAGCCTGTTCTCAAACAAGTGAAAGCCGGTAAAATTGACGGGATGGCACATGTGACGGGCGGCGGCTTTATTGAGAATTTACCACGTATGCTGCCTGAGGGACTTGGCGTTGAGATTGATAACGGTTCATGGCCAGTACCGCCTATTTTCTCCTTTATTCAAGAAAAGGGTCAGTTAAAGTCAGAAGAGATGTTCAACGTGTTTAATATGGGCATTGGCTTTGTCTTAGCGGTAAAAGAGAATGATTTAGTTGATGTGATCAGCGGGCTTGAACAAGACGGAGAAAAAGCATTTCTCATTGGGCGTGTTCAAAAAGGAGAAGGTGTCACATTCGGCGGTGGAAGCCTCTCATGA
- the purN gene encoding phosphoribosylglycinamide formyltransferase — protein MKKFAIFASGSGTNFQAIMDTLKEEEWQAEAAIVICDKPGAKVLERAEKEGIPSFAFTPKAFPSKAAFEQTIIEQLTLHEVEWIFLAGYMRLIGPTLLEAYRGKIVNIHPSLLPAFPGLDAIGQAYQAGVKVAGITVHYVDEGMDTGPIIDQAAIHIEQGEDLESIEKRMHELEHTLYPKVIKSLLELS, from the coding sequence ATGAAGAAATTTGCGATCTTCGCCTCTGGAAGCGGGACGAATTTTCAAGCCATTATGGATACGTTAAAAGAAGAAGAGTGGCAGGCAGAGGCCGCCATTGTGATTTGTGATAAACCGGGTGCGAAGGTGCTGGAGCGTGCTGAGAAAGAGGGCATCCCCTCCTTTGCTTTTACGCCGAAGGCTTTTCCAAGCAAAGCCGCTTTTGAACAAACCATTATTGAACAGCTTACGCTTCATGAAGTGGAATGGATTTTCCTCGCTGGGTATATGAGACTGATCGGTCCGACATTACTTGAAGCATACAGAGGGAAAATCGTGAATATCCATCCATCTTTACTGCCAGCATTCCCAGGGCTTGATGCCATTGGACAAGCCTATCAAGCAGGAGTCAAAGTGGCAGGCATCACCGTCCATTATGTTGACGAAGGCATGGATACGGGCCCGATTATTGACCAAGCAGCGATCCATATAGAACAAGGCGAAGACCTTGAATCAATTGAAAAAAGAATGCATGAACTAGAACACACACTATATCCAAAAGTGATCAAATCACTTTTAGAATTATCTTAA